A stretch of the Massilia varians genome encodes the following:
- a CDS encoding TonB-dependent receptor plug domain-containing protein — translation MLAHEPQAAPKQAEGAPAGEGGKIQQVEVKGSAATYDPRRDDTAAKVVVSSEEITKYGDTSVLDVLKRVPGITVNSANGRGGEIRMRGLGSGYTQVLVNGERAPAGFSMESLAPDSIERIEVLRAASAEFSTQSVAGTINIILKRSVKNRLRELKLAAQASSTGWGPNANLQLSDRDGGFSYSVTANAAHDSFDNAPRGIEVGTSPAGATSMLRTSNLPQDGGFTFLNLSPRLNWILDNGDALTSQTWLNRNRFQNEVQQRTTTLIGSPPPQPDLLTAIENTGTTLRSDLSWTRSFDSGAKLDLKIGVSAGEGENVSHRIAPRLDTRVASGNRDRGLNSTGKYARTLGKGHALAVGWDGGIDDRDDRRSERNALASAGQAPDETSEARVKRLAVFAQDEWNITPQWSMYLGARWEGIRTRVEGNTFREARAGSSVWSPIMQTLYKIPGKNGKKGSDQLRLALTRTYKAPGIGNLSPSRRTSENNSSTQPDYIGNPNLKPELAFGVDSAYEHYWAEGALFSVSASMRRISDFTRMLTWFDGARWVLTPSNQDSAITRTLELETKFPLKAVMADAPAVDLRASINRNWSRVESVPGPANYLDQQTPLSVNLGIDYKAGAVTTGGSFVYRRGGLVRASLNQYTYSWARRDLDIYALWKVDAKQQWRLALSNVMGDDYFFENSYVDERIGSQTRSVVFPNARRTS, via the coding sequence GTGCTGGCGCACGAGCCGCAGGCGGCGCCGAAGCAGGCCGAGGGCGCCCCGGCCGGCGAGGGCGGGAAGATCCAGCAAGTCGAAGTGAAAGGCAGCGCCGCCACCTACGACCCGCGCCGGGACGACACCGCCGCCAAGGTGGTGGTCAGCAGCGAAGAGATCACGAAGTATGGCGACACCAGTGTGCTCGACGTGCTCAAGCGCGTGCCGGGGATTACCGTCAACAGTGCCAACGGCCGCGGCGGCGAGATCCGCATGCGCGGCCTGGGGAGCGGCTACACCCAGGTCCTGGTGAATGGCGAACGGGCGCCGGCCGGCTTCTCGATGGAGTCGCTGGCGCCGGACAGCATCGAGCGCATCGAAGTGCTGCGCGCCGCCAGCGCGGAGTTCTCGACCCAGTCGGTGGCGGGCACCATCAACATCATCCTGAAACGCTCGGTGAAGAACCGCCTGCGCGAGCTGAAGCTTGCTGCGCAGGCGTCGAGCACCGGCTGGGGGCCGAACGCCAACCTGCAGCTGTCCGACCGCGACGGCGGCTTTTCGTATTCGGTCACGGCCAATGCCGCGCATGACAGCTTCGACAACGCGCCGCGCGGTATCGAAGTCGGCACGTCGCCGGCCGGGGCCACCAGCATGCTGCGCACCTCGAACCTGCCCCAGGACGGCGGCTTCACCTTCCTGAACCTGAGTCCGCGCCTGAACTGGATCCTCGACAACGGCGATGCGCTGACCTCGCAAACCTGGCTCAATCGCAACCGCTTCCAGAACGAGGTGCAGCAGCGCACCACGACCCTGATCGGCAGCCCGCCGCCGCAGCCGGACCTGTTGACCGCCATCGAGAATACCGGCACCACCCTGCGTTCCGACCTGTCGTGGACGCGCAGCTTCGACAGCGGCGCCAAGCTGGACCTGAAGATCGGCGTCTCGGCCGGCGAGGGCGAGAACGTGTCGCACCGGATCGCGCCGCGCCTGGACACGCGTGTCGCCAGCGGGAACCGGGACCGCGGCCTCAATTCGACCGGCAAATATGCGCGGACGCTGGGCAAGGGCCATGCGCTCGCTGTCGGCTGGGACGGCGGCATCGACGATCGCGACGACCGGCGCAGCGAGCGCAATGCCTTGGCCAGCGCCGGCCAGGCGCCCGACGAAACATCGGAAGCGCGCGTCAAGCGCCTGGCCGTGTTCGCCCAGGACGAATGGAACATCACGCCGCAGTGGTCGATGTACCTCGGGGCGCGCTGGGAAGGCATCCGCACCCGTGTGGAAGGCAACACCTTCCGGGAAGCGCGCGCCGGTTCCAGCGTGTGGAGCCCGATCATGCAGACGCTCTACAAGATACCGGGGAAGAACGGCAAAAAAGGCAGCGACCAGCTGCGCCTGGCCCTGACGCGCACCTACAAGGCGCCCGGCATCGGCAACCTGAGCCCGAGCCGGCGCACCAGCGAGAACAATAGTTCCACCCAGCCCGACTATATCGGCAACCCGAATCTGAAGCCGGAACTGGCATTCGGCGTCGATTCCGCCTACGAGCACTACTGGGCCGAAGGCGCGCTGTTCTCGGTCAGCGCCTCCATGCGCCGCATCAGCGACTTCACGCGCATGCTGACCTGGTTCGACGGTGCGCGCTGGGTCCTGACGCCGAGCAACCAGGACAGCGCCATCACCCGTACGCTGGAACTGGAGACCAAGTTCCCCCTCAAGGCCGTCATGGCGGATGCGCCAGCGGTCGACTTGCGCGCCAGCATCAACCGCAACTGGTCGCGGGTCGAATCGGTGCCGGGGCCGGCCAACTACCTCGACCAGCAGACGCCGCTCAGCGTCAACCTGGGGATCGACTACAAGGCCGGCGCCGTGACCACGGGCGGAAGCTTCGTCTACCGCAGGGGCGGCTTGGTGCGCGCCTCCCTGAACCAGTACACCTATTCCTGGGCGCGGCGCGACCTCGACATCTACGCCTTGTGGAAGGTCGATGCCAAGCAGCAGTGGCGGCTGGCCTTGTCGAACGTGATGGGGGACGACTATTTCTTCGAGAACAGCTACGTCGACGAACGCATCGGTTCGCAGACGCGCAGCGTCGTGTTTCCCAACGCGCGACGTACGAGCTGA
- a CDS encoding TonB-dependent receptor plug domain-containing protein — MVLLRPRHLVVLIAGLNAPAFAQQSSTDGAIQQVEVKGANYDARRDDTAARIIVNRDEVVRYGDTNVADVLKRIPGVTVTTGAGRSTQIRMRGLGGGYTQILVNGERTPSGFALDTLSPDMIERIEVLRVATAEFSAESVAGTINIVLRKKTNQRQREAKLGYLLSNDFRGPSFSTQVGDRADKSSWSFSASGNHDSLGREWGGFQENTRPDGRVDMYRTTHAPEKGHMNRLNLSPRLSWTLDNGDTLAWEAIANGSSFRNGAHPVVTTLIGPPPQTPDLRTFGEMDDRMLKSDLSWTRSLESGLKLDAKLGAEWSSRKMFVRRSGLDARGLPETEGSTLSDTHARGMNTTGKASRTMDGGHLLALGWDLRVDESSDIRAERDTVRVFPPGQLLDENFRATVSRAAFYAQDEWTIDPRWSVYLGARWEGVRTRVSGNAVESTRVRSSVLSPILQTLYKFPAKEGKQADQLRFALSRTYKAPELNSIVPRRSEWENNSPTEADFQGNPNLKPELAWGLDAAWEHYWAEGAMLSISGAVRRIDDYTSNDIYFDGLRWIFTPVNDDRAVMRSLEIETKFPLKSLYAGAPAIDLRASVSRYWSQVESVPGPHNRMEQQVPLTANLGADYKSGALALGASVAYRRGGYVQVAANRGFYRVGRTDLDTYAAWTFNPKTVLRVALSNLLEQGNSFEPSYYDPVSGLEKRRWNYANGIKLRTTLEMKF; from the coding sequence ATGGTATTGCTGCGCCCCCGTCATCTTGTCGTCCTTATTGCCGGGCTCAATGCCCCGGCCTTCGCGCAGCAGTCCTCGACGGACGGCGCCATCCAGCAGGTCGAGGTGAAGGGGGCAAACTATGATGCCCGCCGCGACGATACCGCTGCCCGCATCATCGTCAATCGCGACGAAGTAGTCCGCTACGGGGACACCAATGTTGCCGACGTCCTCAAACGTATTCCGGGCGTCACCGTCACGACGGGGGCCGGCCGCAGCACCCAAATCCGGATGCGCGGCCTGGGCGGCGGCTATACCCAGATCCTGGTAAACGGCGAGCGTACCCCGAGCGGCTTCGCGCTCGACACCCTGTCGCCCGACATGATCGAGCGCATCGAGGTGCTGCGCGTGGCGACTGCCGAGTTCTCGGCGGAGTCGGTGGCGGGCACCATCAACATCGTGCTGCGCAAGAAAACCAACCAGCGCCAGCGCGAGGCCAAGCTGGGCTACCTGCTCTCGAACGACTTTCGCGGCCCGAGCTTCAGCACCCAGGTGGGCGACCGCGCAGACAAGTCGTCGTGGTCGTTCTCGGCCAGCGGCAACCATGACAGCCTGGGCCGGGAGTGGGGCGGCTTTCAGGAGAACACGCGGCCGGACGGCAGGGTCGACATGTATCGCACGACCCATGCGCCGGAGAAGGGGCATATGAACCGCCTGAACCTGAGCCCGCGCCTGAGCTGGACGCTCGACAACGGCGACACGCTGGCGTGGGAAGCCATCGCCAACGGCTCAAGCTTTCGCAATGGGGCCCATCCGGTCGTTACCACGCTGATCGGACCGCCGCCGCAGACGCCGGACCTGCGGACCTTCGGCGAGATGGACGACCGCATGCTGAAGTCGGACCTGAGCTGGACCCGTAGCCTGGAATCCGGCCTCAAGCTCGACGCCAAGCTCGGCGCCGAATGGTCGTCGCGCAAGATGTTCGTGCGTCGCAGCGGCCTCGATGCCAGGGGCTTGCCCGAAACCGAAGGGAGCACGCTGTCCGACACCCATGCGCGGGGCATGAACACCACCGGCAAGGCGAGCCGCACCATGGACGGCGGCCATCTGCTGGCGCTGGGCTGGGACCTGCGCGTCGACGAGAGCTCGGACATCCGCGCCGAGCGCGACACCGTCCGTGTCTTCCCGCCAGGCCAGCTGCTGGACGAAAACTTCCGCGCCACGGTCAGCCGCGCTGCCTTCTACGCGCAGGACGAATGGACCATCGACCCGCGCTGGTCGGTCTACCTGGGCGCCCGCTGGGAAGGCGTGCGCACCCGCGTGTCGGGCAATGCCGTGGAATCGACGCGCGTGCGTTCGAGCGTCCTGAGTCCGATCCTGCAAACCCTGTACAAATTCCCGGCCAAGGAAGGCAAACAGGCAGACCAGCTCCGCTTCGCGCTCAGCCGCACCTACAAGGCGCCAGAACTGAACAGCATCGTGCCGCGCCGCTCGGAATGGGAAAACAACAGCCCCACCGAAGCCGATTTCCAGGGCAACCCGAACCTGAAGCCGGAACTGGCCTGGGGCCTGGATGCCGCCTGGGAGCATTACTGGGCCGAGGGTGCGATGCTGTCGATCAGCGGCGCCGTGCGCCGCATCGACGACTACACCAGCAACGACATCTACTTCGACGGCCTGCGCTGGATATTCACGCCCGTCAACGACGACCGCGCCGTCATGCGCAGTCTGGAGATCGAGACCAAGTTCCCGCTCAAGTCGCTGTACGCCGGGGCGCCGGCGATCGACCTGCGCGCCAGCGTCAGTCGCTACTGGTCGCAGGTCGAATCGGTGCCGGGGCCGCACAACCGAATGGAGCAGCAGGTGCCGCTCACGGCCAACCTCGGCGCCGACTACAAGTCCGGCGCGCTGGCGCTGGGGGCCAGCGTGGCCTACCGGCGCGGCGGCTACGTGCAGGTGGCGGCCAACCGCGGCTTCTACCGGGTCGGCCGCACCGACCTCGATACCTATGCGGCCTGGACCTTCAACCCGAAGACCGTGCTGCGGGTCGCGCTCTCGAACCTGCTGGAACAAGGCAACTCCTTCGAGCCGAGTTACTACGATCCGGTGTCCGGACTGGAAAAGCGGCGCTGGAACTACGCGAACGGGATCAAGCTGCGCACCACGCTGGAGATGAAGTTCTGA
- a CDS encoding MFS transporter has protein sequence MTSPTALPIASPGKLNFVLVCIFIDMLGIGLIVPVMPLLVGQFVPARDDQALWFGVLAATFGILQFLFMPALGALSDRVGRRPVLLYSMGGMCVNFLVTAWSPSLFWLFVGRMIGGMSSASMSVAAAYASDISTKENRAKSFGKIGAAFGLGFICGPMLGGLLGNSDLRLPFYVAALLGAANLVYGFLFVPESLPPGQRPPFAWARLNPLAALLRLVQRTDIRGLIVVITLVTFGQMMLQSTWVLYTTFRFDWTPRDNGIAMFCVGLVSAVVQAWLLAHLIRRFGEVRLSLMGITSGAVTLLGYGLATQGWMMYALILCNVLGFAATPALQAIVSKATPAGQQGELMGSLQSISSLGVIITPIIGTVILASVSHLPPGDWRIGSHFLLCAGMQTVAILVAWRYFRTHRVHDSHGESQGKEEMRA, from the coding sequence ATGACCAGCCCCACCGCCTTGCCGATCGCCAGCCCCGGCAAACTGAACTTCGTCCTGGTCTGCATCTTCATCGACATGCTCGGCATCGGGCTGATCGTGCCGGTGATGCCGCTTCTGGTCGGGCAGTTTGTCCCGGCGCGCGACGACCAGGCCCTGTGGTTCGGCGTGCTGGCCGCGACCTTCGGCATCCTGCAGTTCCTGTTCATGCCCGCCCTGGGTGCCCTGAGCGACCGCGTCGGCCGCCGCCCGGTGCTGCTGTATTCGATGGGCGGCATGTGCGTCAACTTCCTGGTCACGGCCTGGTCGCCCAGCCTGTTCTGGCTGTTCGTCGGCCGCATGATCGGCGGCATGTCCTCGGCCAGCATGTCGGTGGCCGCGGCCTACGCCTCGGACATCTCCACCAAGGAAAACCGCGCCAAGAGCTTCGGCAAGATCGGCGCGGCCTTCGGCCTGGGCTTCATCTGCGGCCCCATGCTCGGCGGCCTGCTCGGCAACAGCGACCTGCGCCTGCCCTTTTACGTGGCGGCGCTGCTGGGCGCGGCCAACCTGGTCTACGGCTTCCTGTTCGTGCCGGAATCGCTCCCGCCCGGCCAGCGCCCGCCCTTCGCCTGGGCGCGCCTGAATCCCCTGGCCGCCCTGCTGCGCCTTGTGCAGCGCACCGACATCCGCGGCCTGATCGTCGTCATCACCCTGGTCACCTTCGGCCAGATGATGCTGCAGTCGACCTGGGTGCTGTACACCACCTTCCGCTTCGACTGGACTCCGCGCGACAACGGCATCGCCATGTTCTGCGTCGGCCTGGTGTCCGCCGTGGTCCAGGCCTGGCTGCTGGCCCACCTGATCCGGCGCTTCGGCGAGGTGCGCCTGTCGCTGATGGGGATCACCTCGGGCGCCGTGACCCTGCTCGGCTACGGCCTGGCGACCCAGGGCTGGATGATGTACGCCCTCATCCTGTGCAACGTGCTGGGCTTCGCCGCCACGCCGGCGCTGCAGGCCATCGTCTCCAAGGCCACGCCCGCCGGCCAGCAGGGTGAGCTCATGGGTTCGCTGCAGTCGATCAGCAGCCTGGGGGTGATCATCACGCCGATCATCGGCACCGTCATCCTCGCCAGCGTCAGCCACCTGCCGCCGGGCGACTGGCGCATCGGCAGCCATTTCCTGCTGTGCGCGGGCATGCAAACGGTGGCGATCCTGGTGGCCTGGCGTTACTTCCGCACCCACCGCGTGCACGACAGCCATGGCGAAAGCCAGGGCAAAGAAGAGATGCGGGCCTGA
- a CDS encoding EamA family transporter: MPESVLAAVLGAALLHAGWNAAIKAEPDTLLAAAAITLGAGLLGAIALVFLPAPAVASWPCLAASSLLQVVYYLLLAATYRDADISHAYPLMRGAAPVLVTLLNSGNEGLDQAQLAALALVGAGGAVICVGGGGLRCARRTLVLALLTALVIAAYTLVDGLGVRRSGAPAAYTAWLFLLTGIGVSGALAVKRRLGALGAYLAAKPLLALGGGLATAGSYGVALWAMTLAPIAVVAALRETSIVFAALIAASVLRERVGPARVAGAVLIAGGAVVLRLA; encoded by the coding sequence ATGCCGGAGTCGGTGCTGGCGGCCGTCCTCGGCGCCGCCCTGCTGCACGCCGGGTGGAACGCCGCGATCAAGGCGGAGCCGGACACGCTGCTGGCCGCAGCCGCCATCACGCTCGGAGCAGGCCTGCTGGGCGCGATCGCGCTGGTATTCCTGCCGGCTCCCGCCGTGGCCAGTTGGCCCTGTCTCGCGGCCTCGAGCTTGCTGCAAGTCGTGTACTACCTGCTGCTGGCCGCCACCTACCGCGATGCCGACATCAGCCATGCCTATCCGCTGATGCGCGGCGCGGCGCCGGTGCTGGTGACTCTCCTCAACAGCGGCAACGAAGGCCTTGACCAGGCCCAGTTGGCGGCGCTCGCCCTGGTCGGCGCGGGCGGCGCCGTGATCTGCGTGGGCGGCGGGGGCTTGCGCTGCGCGCGCAGGACCCTGGTGCTGGCCCTGCTCACGGCGCTGGTGATCGCCGCCTATACGCTGGTCGACGGCCTGGGTGTGCGCCGCTCGGGCGCGCCGGCTGCGTACACGGCCTGGTTGTTCCTGCTCACCGGCATCGGCGTGAGCGGGGCGCTGGCAGTCAAGCGCCGGCTCGGCGCCCTGGGCGCCTACCTGGCGGCCAAACCCCTGCTCGCGCTGGGCGGCGGACTCGCCACCGCCGGCTCCTATGGCGTGGCCCTGTGGGCGATGACGCTGGCGCCGATCGCCGTGGTGGCGGCGCTGCGCGAGACCTCGATCGTGTTCGCCGCGCTCATCGCGGCCTCGGTATTGCGCGAACGGGTCGGTCCGGCGCGCGTCGCCGGCGCCGTCCTGATCGCGGGCGGCGCCGTGGTGCTGCGCCTGGCGTGA